A stretch of Canis lupus baileyi chromosome 2, mCanLup2.hap1, whole genome shotgun sequence DNA encodes these proteins:
- the NR2F2 gene encoding COUP transcription factor 2 isoform X4: protein MPPTQPTHGQFALTNGDPLNCHSYLSGYISLLLRAEPYPTSRFGSQCMQPNNIMGIENICELAARMLFSAVEWARNIPFFPDLQITDQVALLRLTWSELFVLNAAQCSMPLHVAPLLAAAGLHASPMSADRVVAFMDHIRIFQEQVEKLKALHVDSAEYSCLKAIVLFTSDACGLSDVAHVESLQEKSQCALEEYVRSQYPNQPTRFGKLLLRLPSLRTVSSSVIEQLFFVRLVGKTPIETLIRDMLLSGSSFNWPYMAIQ from the exons ATGCCGCCCACCCAGCCAACCCACGGGCAGTTTGCGCTGACCAACGGGGACCCTCTCAACTGCCACTCGTACCTGTCGGGATATATTTCTCTGCTGCTGCGCGCCGAGCCCTATCCCACGTCGCGCTTCGGCAGCCAGTGTATGCAGCCCAACAACATCATGGGCATCGAGAACATTTGCGAACTGGCCGCGCGGATGCTCTTCAGCGCCGTCGAGTGGGCCCGGAACATCCCCTTCTTCCCTGACCTGCAGATCACCGACCAGGTGGCCCTGCTTCGCCTCACCTGGAGCGAGCTGTTTGTGCTGAATGCAGCACAGTGCTCCATGCCCCTCCACGTCGCCCCGCTCCTGGCCGCCGCAGGCCTACACGCCTCACCCATGTCCGCCGACCGAGTGGTCGCCTTTATGGACCACATACGGATCTTCCAAGAGCAAGTGGAGAAGCTCAAAGCGCTGCACGTCGACTCCGCCGAGTACAGCTGTCTCAAGGCCATAGTCCTGTTCACCTCAG ATGCCTGTGGTCTCTCTGATGTAGCCCATGTGGAAAGCTTGCAGGAAAAGTCCCAGTGTGCTTTGGAAGAATACGTTAGGAGCCAGTACCCCAACCAACCAACACGATTCGGAAAGCTTTTACTTCGCCTCCCTTCCCTCCGCACGGTCTCCTCCTCAGTCATAGAGCAATTGTTTTTCGTCCGTTTGGTAGGTAAAACCCCCATCGAAACCCTCATCCGGGATATGTTACTGTCCGGCAGCAGTTTTAACTGGCCGTATATGgcaattcaataa
- the NR2F2 gene encoding COUP transcription factor 2 isoform X3 yields MQAVWDLEQGKYGFAVQRGRMPPTQPTHGQFALTNGDPLNCHSYLSGYISLLLRAEPYPTSRFGSQCMQPNNIMGIENICELAARMLFSAVEWARNIPFFPDLQITDQVALLRLTWSELFVLNAAQCSMPLHVAPLLAAAGLHASPMSADRVVAFMDHIRIFQEQVEKLKALHVDSAEYSCLKAIVLFTSDACGLSDVAHVESLQEKSQCALEEYVRSQYPNQPTRFGKLLLRLPSLRTVSSSVIEQLFFVRLVGKTPIETLIRDMLLSGSSFNWPYMAIQ; encoded by the exons CGGTGCAGAGGGGCAGGATGCCGCCCACCCAGCCAACCCACGGGCAGTTTGCGCTGACCAACGGGGACCCTCTCAACTGCCACTCGTACCTGTCGGGATATATTTCTCTGCTGCTGCGCGCCGAGCCCTATCCCACGTCGCGCTTCGGCAGCCAGTGTATGCAGCCCAACAACATCATGGGCATCGAGAACATTTGCGAACTGGCCGCGCGGATGCTCTTCAGCGCCGTCGAGTGGGCCCGGAACATCCCCTTCTTCCCTGACCTGCAGATCACCGACCAGGTGGCCCTGCTTCGCCTCACCTGGAGCGAGCTGTTTGTGCTGAATGCAGCACAGTGCTCCATGCCCCTCCACGTCGCCCCGCTCCTGGCCGCCGCAGGCCTACACGCCTCACCCATGTCCGCCGACCGAGTGGTCGCCTTTATGGACCACATACGGATCTTCCAAGAGCAAGTGGAGAAGCTCAAAGCGCTGCACGTCGACTCCGCCGAGTACAGCTGTCTCAAGGCCATAGTCCTGTTCACCTCAG ATGCCTGTGGTCTCTCTGATGTAGCCCATGTGGAAAGCTTGCAGGAAAAGTCCCAGTGTGCTTTGGAAGAATACGTTAGGAGCCAGTACCCCAACCAACCAACACGATTCGGAAAGCTTTTACTTCGCCTCCCTTCCCTCCGCACGGTCTCCTCCTCAGTCATAGAGCAATTGTTTTTCGTCCGTTTGGTAGGTAAAACCCCCATCGAAACCCTCATCCGGGATATGTTACTGTCCGGCAGCAGTTTTAACTGGCCGTATATGgcaattcaataa
- the NR2F2 gene encoding COUP transcription factor 2 isoform X2, translated as MPPRTLHPARRARDPEAEWSVRGPRRPSPERASEAKCAALAARACLGGGLRGVLPGSRRLPAVQRGRMPPTQPTHGQFALTNGDPLNCHSYLSGYISLLLRAEPYPTSRFGSQCMQPNNIMGIENICELAARMLFSAVEWARNIPFFPDLQITDQVALLRLTWSELFVLNAAQCSMPLHVAPLLAAAGLHASPMSADRVVAFMDHIRIFQEQVEKLKALHVDSAEYSCLKAIVLFTSDACGLSDVAHVESLQEKSQCALEEYVRSQYPNQPTRFGKLLLRLPSLRTVSSSVIEQLFFVRLVGKTPIETLIRDMLLSGSSFNWPYMAIQ; from the exons ATGCCCCCCAGAACGCTCCATCCCGCGCGCAGGGCCCGGGACCCCGAGGCAGAGTGGTCAGTTCGGGGTCCGCGGCGGCCCAGCCCCGAGCGGGCCTCGGAGGCCAAGTGTGCCGCTCTGGCCGCCAGGGCTTGCCTGGGTGGCGGCTTGAGAGGAGTGCTGCCGGGCTCCCGGCGACTTCCAG CGGTGCAGAGGGGCAGGATGCCGCCCACCCAGCCAACCCACGGGCAGTTTGCGCTGACCAACGGGGACCCTCTCAACTGCCACTCGTACCTGTCGGGATATATTTCTCTGCTGCTGCGCGCCGAGCCCTATCCCACGTCGCGCTTCGGCAGCCAGTGTATGCAGCCCAACAACATCATGGGCATCGAGAACATTTGCGAACTGGCCGCGCGGATGCTCTTCAGCGCCGTCGAGTGGGCCCGGAACATCCCCTTCTTCCCTGACCTGCAGATCACCGACCAGGTGGCCCTGCTTCGCCTCACCTGGAGCGAGCTGTTTGTGCTGAATGCAGCACAGTGCTCCATGCCCCTCCACGTCGCCCCGCTCCTGGCCGCCGCAGGCCTACACGCCTCACCCATGTCCGCCGACCGAGTGGTCGCCTTTATGGACCACATACGGATCTTCCAAGAGCAAGTGGAGAAGCTCAAAGCGCTGCACGTCGACTCCGCCGAGTACAGCTGTCTCAAGGCCATAGTCCTGTTCACCTCAG ATGCCTGTGGTCTCTCTGATGTAGCCCATGTGGAAAGCTTGCAGGAAAAGTCCCAGTGTGCTTTGGAAGAATACGTTAGGAGCCAGTACCCCAACCAACCAACACGATTCGGAAAGCTTTTACTTCGCCTCCCTTCCCTCCGCACGGTCTCCTCCTCAGTCATAGAGCAATTGTTTTTCGTCCGTTTGGTAGGTAAAACCCCCATCGAAACCCTCATCCGGGATATGTTACTGTCCGGCAGCAGTTTTAACTGGCCGTATATGgcaattcaataa
- the NR2F2 gene encoding COUP transcription factor 2 isoform X1, with amino-acid sequence MAMVVSTWRDPQDEVPGSQGSQASQAPPVPGPPPGAPHTPQTPGQGGPASTPAQTAAGGQGGPGGPGGDKQQQQQHIECVVCGDKSSGKHYGQFTCEGCKSFFKRSVRRNLSYTCRANRNCPIDQHHRNQCQYCRLKKCLKVGMRREAVQRGRMPPTQPTHGQFALTNGDPLNCHSYLSGYISLLLRAEPYPTSRFGSQCMQPNNIMGIENICELAARMLFSAVEWARNIPFFPDLQITDQVALLRLTWSELFVLNAAQCSMPLHVAPLLAAAGLHASPMSADRVVAFMDHIRIFQEQVEKLKALHVDSAEYSCLKAIVLFTSDACGLSDVAHVESLQEKSQCALEEYVRSQYPNQPTRFGKLLLRLPSLRTVSSSVIEQLFFVRLVGKTPIETLIRDMLLSGSSFNWPYMAIQ; translated from the exons ATGGCAATGGTAGTCAGCACGTGGCGAGACCCCCAGGACGAGGTGCCCGGCTCGCAGGGCAGCCAGGCCTCGCAGGCTCCGCCTGTGCCCGGCCCGCCGCCTGGCGCCCCGCACACGCCACAGACGCCGGGCCAAGGGGGCCCGGCCAGCACGCCGGCCCAGACGGCGGCCGGTGGCCAGGGCGGCCCTGGCGGCCCGGGCGGCgacaagcagcagcagcagcagcacatcGAGTGCGTGGTGTGCGGGGACAAGTCGAGCGGCAAGCACTACGGCCAGTTCACGTGCGAGGGCTGCAAGAGCTTCTTCAAGCGCAGCGTGCGGAGGAACCTGAGCTACACGTGCCGCGCCAACCGGAACTGTCCCATCGACCAGCACCACCGCAACCAGTGCCAGTACTGCCGCCTCAAAAAGTGCCTCAAAGTGGGCATGAGACGGGAAG CGGTGCAGAGGGGCAGGATGCCGCCCACCCAGCCAACCCACGGGCAGTTTGCGCTGACCAACGGGGACCCTCTCAACTGCCACTCGTACCTGTCGGGATATATTTCTCTGCTGCTGCGCGCCGAGCCCTATCCCACGTCGCGCTTCGGCAGCCAGTGTATGCAGCCCAACAACATCATGGGCATCGAGAACATTTGCGAACTGGCCGCGCGGATGCTCTTCAGCGCCGTCGAGTGGGCCCGGAACATCCCCTTCTTCCCTGACCTGCAGATCACCGACCAGGTGGCCCTGCTTCGCCTCACCTGGAGCGAGCTGTTTGTGCTGAATGCAGCACAGTGCTCCATGCCCCTCCACGTCGCCCCGCTCCTGGCCGCCGCAGGCCTACACGCCTCACCCATGTCCGCCGACCGAGTGGTCGCCTTTATGGACCACATACGGATCTTCCAAGAGCAAGTGGAGAAGCTCAAAGCGCTGCACGTCGACTCCGCCGAGTACAGCTGTCTCAAGGCCATAGTCCTGTTCACCTCAG ATGCCTGTGGTCTCTCTGATGTAGCCCATGTGGAAAGCTTGCAGGAAAAGTCCCAGTGTGCTTTGGAAGAATACGTTAGGAGCCAGTACCCCAACCAACCAACACGATTCGGAAAGCTTTTACTTCGCCTCCCTTCCCTCCGCACGGTCTCCTCCTCAGTCATAGAGCAATTGTTTTTCGTCCGTTTGGTAGGTAAAACCCCCATCGAAACCCTCATCCGGGATATGTTACTGTCCGGCAGCAGTTTTAACTGGCCGTATATGgcaattcaataa